In one window of Clavelina lepadiformis chromosome 4, kaClaLepa1.1, whole genome shotgun sequence DNA:
- the LOC143452570 gene encoding uncharacterized protein LOC143452570, which translates to MEMVSSKRGKEKVIVDGYCYVFDKESASKSKKFWRCEERGKCKARLHTRNGDYERVGVHNHGPTHHKKEPTRSSSSSEDSPDSTLPDSAQSEKPHCSGSPCQPSSPGKTTVKTNSNEISSSSQKEVPTFSSKHSQSSTLQPQKRTSEILLNQHEAANNAEPQASQSLENQPIEVRRMSPSYHLHGLQGRQQTPVYRPCISNTTSTSYATLATVPTEQCQPPQAKKPCTSISNVESLVKSQVRYIQRQDLVPSQSPISSPKIEVQAANSSQVAIIASSRTNPSPESTTCSSSDNNQITPQKANALKICGQQMLIRKEVIQFLRKIGFSIQKLLGVAVIQQMECDIACKTRQAVLELFQLLKQQQNQNLYSNVELYEKEEIEIKLDMVPLTLMNQVILAYLESKHGRVLTMKFVKDEDGLLTGTRIVVMMRRDLDVRPISARIDLNGQLLEVSYEGQPAVLPVPNIAAIGSTNVSSNGVQRTPERQLIHINNRDVLNHGFIQGRPMSTTQQLSPQLLQGRLLSDPTNTQLRVASNHPQSPTINQQLSLQQHQQLTATLQKSIQNYQGPSSSQALSISPGRDQLNERNSFVRQTQPTSQKEVTSYMQANRVHHQEGNDKDSNHLLSRLAYFKKNYSSIKHFTKQLELLSRKECKGDDARDLVMLYEQLQKTNDEHLTRNAALLFPTVIDMSGIALDVEKVNSFCYVLSKVDKYVQRLNLAHGNVTRDGSSQLFSAVKKMPGKIGELVVPSNARFDLSREVFQKVDKKLVLFRSLADGVIQHHATESIQQTLDQLDSSNLEVHVGDVILRSRK; encoded by the exons ATGGAAATGGTATCATCAAAGCGTGGTAAAGAGAAAGTTATTGTGGACGGATACTGCTACGTCTTCGACAAGGAAAGTGCCAGCAAATCAAAAAAGTTCTGGCGTTGCGAGGAGCGTGGTAAGTGCAAAGCAAGGTTGCACACCCGAAATGGCGACTATGAAAGGGTAGGCGTGCATAACCACGGCCCAACCCACCATAAAAAGGAACCCACTCGATCATCATCGAGCTCTGAAGATTCTCCAGACAGCACTCTACCCGATTCTGCTCAAAGCGAAAAACCACATTGCTCAGGCAGCCCCTGTCAACCTAGCTCACCGGGCAAGACAACTGTTAAAACAAATTCTAATGAGATTTCTAGCTCATCGCAGAAGGAAGTGCCTACTTTTTCCAGCAAACATTCGCAATCTTCAACACTGCAACCTCAAAAAAGAACAAGTGAAATATTACTCAACCAACATGAGGCTGCAAATAACGCCGAACCTCAAGCAAGCCAATCATTGGAAAATCAACCCATTGAAGTGCGCCGAATGTCGCCAAGTTACCATTTGCACGGCCTGCAAGGGAGACAGCAAACTCCTGTTTATCGGCCCTGCATCAGCAATACAACCAGTACAAGCTACGCCACTCTGGCGACTGTTCCAACTGAGCAGTGCCAGCCACCACAAGCCAAGAAACCCTGTACTAGCATCAGTAATGTTGAAAGTTTAGTCAAAAGCCAGGTTAGATACATTCAACGACAGGACTTAGTTCCAAGTCAATCTCCTATTTCGAGTCCAAAAATAGAAGTTCAGGCCGCTAATTCTTCACAAGTTGCTATCATTGCCAGCAGTAGAACCAATCCCAGTCCGGAGTCAACCACTTGTTCTTCTTCCGATAATAACCAAATAACTCCACAGAAAGCAAATGCGTTGAAAATTTGTGGACAACAGATGCTAATAAGAAAGGAGGTCATTCAATTTTTGCGAAAAATAGGATTTTCCATACAAAAACTTCTTGGTGTAGCTGTAATACAACAAATGGAATGCGATATTGCCTGCAAAACCCGACAAGCAGTGCTTGAGCTGTTCCAGTTACTCAAGCAGCAGCAAAATCAAAATCTTTACAGCAACGTTGAACTGTACGAGAAAGAAGAGATTGAAATTAAACTGGACATGGTTCCGCTCACGCTGATGAACCAAGTCATTCTCGCCTACCTTGAATCAAAGCACGGCAGAGTACTGACCATGAAATTTGTTAAAGACGAAGATGGACTGTTAACAGGCACTCGTATCGTCGTAATGATGAGGCGTGATTTAGACGTAAGACCAATATCAGCAAGGATTGATTTGAACGGGCAATTGTTAGAAGTAAGTTACGAAGGTCAACCTGCCGTATTGCCGGTGCCCAACATCGCTGCCATCGGATCGACAAATGTTAGTTCTAATGGAGTGCAGAGAACACCGGAAAGACAACTCATTCACATAAATAATAGGGATGTTTTAAATCACGGTTTTATTCAAGGTAGACCAATGTCCACTACACAGCAGCTGTCCCCACAGCTACTTCAAGGTCGTCTGCTTTCCGATCCAACCAATACACAACTGAGAGTAGCGTCAAACCATCCCCAGTCCCCCACTATAAATCAACAGCTGTCTCTGCAACAACACCAACAGCTGACAGCAACCTTACAGAAAAGCATTCAAAACTACCAGG GACCATCTTCAAGTCAAGCACTCTCGATTAGCCCTGGACGTGATCAATTAAACGAAAGGAATTCTTTTGTCAg ACAAACTCAACCAACCTCGCAGAAGGAAGTGACAAGTTACATGCAGGCAAATAGG GTTCATCATCAAGAAGGCAACGACAAAGACTCCAATCACCTGCTAAGTAGATTGGCAT attttaagAAAAACTATTCATCAATTAAGCACTTTACCAAGCAGTTGGAACTACTGTCAAGGAAAGAATGCAAAG GTGATGACGCTCGAGACCTGGTGATGTTATAtgaacaacttcaaaaaacgAACGACGAGCATTTGACAAGAAATGCAGCGTTGCTATTCCCCACTGTCATCGACATGTCTGGTATAGCGCTGGACGTGGAGAAAGTGAATTCTTTCTGTTACGTGTTGTCGAAAGTTGACAAATATGTTCAACGACTTAACCTTGCTCATGGCAACGTAACTCGCGATGGATCCAGCCAACTTTTTTCGGCCGTGAAGAAAATGCCGGGAAAG ATAGGAGAGTTGGTCGTCCCAAGCAATGCAAGGTTTGACCTAAGCAGAGAGGTTTTCCAAAAAGTGGACAAGAAGCTGGTCTTGTTTCGGTCCCTTGCTGATGGTGTTATTCAGCATCACGCAACAGAAAGCATCCAACAAACGCTTGACCAGCTGGATAGCTCG aattTAGAAGTCCATGTTGGTGACGTCATACTCCGCTCTCGAAAGTGA